A window of the Candidatus Omnitrophota bacterium genome harbors these coding sequences:
- a CDS encoding saccharopine dehydrogenase C-terminal domain-containing protein translates to MIKFKGKLLVIGCGSVSQCAIPLILELIEMPPQKITVIDFVDNRSRVKNALAKGVNYVLTKVTSDNYSQLLKKYAGPGDMIIDLAWNIDCNTMLQWCRDNQVLYANTSVEEWNPYKDSERNDPTKYTLYSRHMILREMIARWGNNTGTTSIVDHGANPGLVSHFTKYALIDIAKKILKEKPNDPRKSNLENALQDKNFAKLAQLQGVKTIHISERDTQITDKPKQVNEFVNTWSIEGFFEEGIAPAELGWGTHERYVPQNAYFHQVGPKNQICLSSIGMKTWVRSWVPCGEITGMVIRHGEAFSISDRLTVWKNGKAVYRPTVHYAYCPCNAAVNSLLELEMRQYNLQEKQRIMNDEIIDGRDELGVLLMGHDFKSWWCGSLLDIHKARRLVPHQQATTLQVAISVVAAAVWMIKNPKRGFLLPDDVDHEEILNTSLPYIKPFISKAVDWTPLKNLNTKFTKFDISRPKHEDVWQFTTFLANAKERLNAYDPDAKQPELKIDKA, encoded by the coding sequence ATGATAAAATTTAAAGGAAAGCTATTGGTTATTGGTTGCGGTTCTGTTTCTCAATGCGCTATTCCGCTGATACTTGAGCTGATCGAAATGCCCCCCCAAAAAATCACCGTTATAGATTTTGTTGACAACCGCTCGCGGGTTAAAAATGCCTTGGCTAAAGGGGTAAACTATGTCCTAACGAAAGTAACCTCTGACAATTACAGCCAACTGCTTAAAAAATACGCAGGCCCTGGCGATATGATCATTGATCTTGCCTGGAATATTGATTGTAATACCATGCTCCAATGGTGCCGGGACAACCAGGTGTTATACGCAAATACTTCTGTCGAAGAGTGGAACCCTTACAAGGATTCCGAGCGCAATGACCCGACTAAATATACCCTCTATTCCCGGCATATGATACTCCGTGAAATGATAGCCAGGTGGGGGAATAATACCGGAACCACTTCTATTGTTGACCACGGAGCCAACCCCGGGCTTGTATCGCATTTTACCAAGTACGCCCTGATAGACATTGCCAAAAAGATTTTAAAAGAAAAACCTAACGACCCAAGAAAAAGTAATTTGGAAAATGCACTGCAGGATAAAAATTTTGCAAAACTGGCCCAGCTCCAAGGAGTTAAGACCATTCACATCAGCGAGCGGGACACACAGATTACCGACAAACCCAAGCAGGTAAATGAATTTGTCAACACATGGAGCATTGAGGGTTTTTTTGAGGAGGGAATTGCCCCGGCAGAATTAGGCTGGGGAACGCACGAGCGTTATGTTCCTCAAAATGCTTATTTTCACCAGGTCGGCCCGAAAAACCAGATCTGCCTTAGTTCGATCGGCATGAAAACATGGGTGCGTTCCTGGGTCCCTTGCGGAGAAATTACCGGAATGGTTATCCGCCACGGAGAAGCATTCAGTATTTCCGACCGGCTCACGGTCTGGAAAAACGGAAAAGCTGTTTACCGGCCGACGGTTCATTATGCATACTGCCCATGCAATGCCGCTGTTAACTCATTGCTGGAGCTTGAAATGAGACAGTACAACCTGCAAGAAAAACAGAGGATAATGAACGATGAAATTATCGACGGCCGCGACGAACTCGGAGTGCTTCTGATGGGGCATGATTTTAAATCATGGTGGTGCGGCAGCCTGCTTGATATCCATAAAGCACGGAGGCTCGTCCCCCACCAGCAGGCAACTACTCTCCAGGTAGCAATTTCTGTGGTAGCAGCTGCTGTCTGGATGATCAAAAATCCAAAAAGAGGATTCTTGCTGCCCGACGATGTAGACCACGAAGAAATATTAAACACCTCCCTGCCCTATATAAAACCTTTTATCTCAAAAGCAGTTGACTGGACACCGCTAAAGAATCTGAATACAAAATTCACCAAGTTTGACATTTCCCGGCCCAAACACGAAGATGTCTGGCAGTTTACAACGTTTTTGGCCAATGCAAAAGAAAGGTTAAACGCTTATGACCCCGATGCAAAACAGCCTGAGCTTAAAATCGATAAAGCCTAA
- a CDS encoding type III PLP-dependent enzyme has protein sequence MLKKHRTPLMLIKRRVLEKQYKRFRKCLPDVTPYYAIKANPHPGVIRKFIKLGAGFDVASAAEAKKVLDLGASAEKIIFANTIKTPEDIIFARKRKVNLITFDNEPELYKLAKHYPGARVLVRIKVANSGSIVELSLKFGADPEHAFLLLHKAKTMGLVPMGISFHVGSQATNVENYLQALEISAGIFKKAKENGLELKIMDIGGGFPIQHFDNETGINFERMACQIKRPMKALFDKGVKFIAEPGRFLVGPAGILTTQVIGRTFRNNKNYYYLNDGIYADFSGMVFDHCKYEFKTLRRGQKFLSTLAGPTCDSFDTLALNEEIPELYVGDVVYVKNIGAYSCASATAGFNGFPPAKIVMV, from the coding sequence ATGTTAAAAAAACACCGCACGCCCCTGATGTTGATCAAGCGCCGCGTCCTTGAAAAACAGTACAAGCGTTTTCGTAAATGCCTGCCTGATGTTACGCCTTACTATGCCATAAAAGCCAACCCCCATCCCGGCGTGATCAGAAAATTCATCAAGCTCGGGGCTGGTTTTGACGTGGCAAGCGCTGCCGAAGCAAAAAAAGTTTTGGATCTTGGCGCTTCGGCGGAAAAAATCATCTTTGCTAATACTATTAAAACTCCCGAAGACATTATATTTGCCCGAAAGCGCAAGGTTAATCTTATAACCTTTGACAATGAGCCGGAGCTTTATAAACTTGCAAAACATTACCCCGGCGCACGTGTACTTGTCCGTATTAAAGTAGCAAATTCAGGGAGCATAGTGGAGCTTTCCCTTAAATTTGGCGCAGATCCGGAACATGCATTTCTTCTTCTACACAAGGCAAAGACCATGGGTTTAGTGCCGATGGGTATCAGCTTTCATGTGGGTTCTCAGGCTACCAACGTTGAAAACTATTTGCAGGCACTTGAGATTTCAGCCGGTATTTTTAAAAAAGCAAAAGAAAACGGGCTGGAGTTAAAGATTATGGACATTGGAGGGGGTTTTCCAATTCAACACTTTGACAATGAAACCGGAATAAATTTTGAAAGAATGGCCTGTCAGATAAAGCGTCCAATGAAGGCCTTGTTCGATAAAGGTGTTAAATTTATTGCTGAACCGGGACGATTTTTAGTCGGGCCGGCTGGAATTTTAACTACGCAGGTTATAGGGAGGACATTCCGCAACAACAAAAATTATTACTACCTTAATGACGGCATTTATGCTGATTTTTCCGGTATGGTATTCGATCACTGCAAATATGAATTTAAGACGTTAAGGCGGGGCCAAAAATTTTTAAGCACACTTGCCGGACCTACCTGCGACTCTTTTGATACTCTTGCCCTGAATGAAGAAATCCCCGAACTCTATGTAGGCGATGTGGTTTACGTAAAAAATATCGGCGCCTACTCCTGCGCTAGCGCCACCGCCGGCTTCAACGGCTTCCCTCCGGCAAAAATTGTTATGGTCTGA